Sequence from the Ectothiorhodospira sp. BSL-9 genome:
TCATTGATTGAAATTGCATGCTGACCTTGCCTATTCCCCGACAGACTAAAAATTCATGCCCTTATCCGGGGAGATCTGTTCCGTGGACCCACCTCAATACAAATACTGCTGAAAATCCACAAAGACGTCTCGAATATTACCCACAGGCCCCAGCTCCCGCACAGCATCGCCGACGCTGTGATACTTCAATTCGATCAACTGCGGCAGCTTTGCCGTGTCCAGCTCGCTGACGCCCTGGGCCACATAGTGATCGAGGACGAACCTCAAGAATTCCTGCTGCCTGTAGTCGTGGCCATGGAAGATGCGCGCCTTGTGGGCATCCACTCGCTCGGCCCGGCTCACCGGCGCCATGTTGAAGGCGATGTAGGCCAGCACATCGTAGAGATCGCTGTGCTCGGCCTCGATCAGCTTGCCCATATCGGCCAACTCCTGCCTGCCGTAGCCCTTCTCCTCCAGCCCCTCCAGCAGCTTTTTCCGGGTATCCGGGCGGCCCCACAGGCGGCGCAGCTCGTCCTCGTCCTTGAACAATTCGGGCAGATCACCGAACAGGCGCTGGATGAACTCAGCCGCGGAAATGGGCTTGCCGTCCGGCCCCCAGAAGCTCGTGGCGGTCATGTGCTGGATGGCGCGCTCCTTACCATCGGCCAGCCGGATCTTCACCTTGCGGCGTTTCTCGCAGAGGCAGGGCCTCTCACCGCAGACCTGGCAAGGTTCCGGCGGCGTTTTCTCGCACACACAAGGCCGCTCCCCACAAACACCGCATGCCTGAGGCGGCGGCCTGGTGCAACTGCACGGGCTGTGACCGCATTGCTCGCAGGGCTCAGGCGGCAGCGGTTCGCCATCCCACTCCGGATCGCTGAAGTGCTCGTAGGCCTTCACGAAATCGTGGATCGTGAAATAGTCCTTGCCATCGAACAGCCGCGTCCCCCGGCCGATGATCTGCTTGAACTCGATCATGCTGTTCACCGGACGCATCAGCACGATGTGGCGGACATTCCTGGCGTCCACGCCGGTGGAGAGCTTCTGCGAAGTGGTGAGGATGGTCGGGATGGTCTTCTCGTTATCCTGGAACTGCTTCAGGAAGCGCTCGCCTTCCTTGCCGTCGTTCGCCGTGACGCGCTCGCAATAATGGGGATCGGTGCGGGTCTTGAGCTGGTTGATCAGATCGCGGACCGCCAGAGCATGTTCCTGGGTGGCGCAAAACACCAGCGTCTTCTCGCGCGGGTCGATCTGGTCCATGAACAGCTTCACCCGATAGCGTTCACGTTCCGCAATCTCGATGACGCGGTTGAAGTCATCTTCCCTGTAGCGTCGACCTGACTCGACCTCGCCCTCGATCACCTGGTCATCGGGCGCATAGACATAGTCATCCAGCGTCGTGGCGATCTGCCGGACCTTGAAGGGCGTCAGGAAGCCATCGTTGATGCCTTCCTTCAGGGAGTAGATGTACACCGGCTCGCCGAAGTAGGCGTAGGTATCGGCGTTATGCGTGCGCTTGGGGGTGGCGGTCAGCCCGAGCTGCACGGCGGGCTGGAAGTACTCCAGGATACCCCGCCAGTGGCTCTCATCGTTGGCACCGCCCCGGTGGCATTCATCGATGATGATGAAATCGAAGAAATCCGCCGGAAATCGCTCATAATTGGCACCGAAGTTGGGTGCCGGATGGCCCGCCGCATCGCGCCCGGTCATGAACGTCTGGAAGATCGTGAAGAAGACGTTCCCGTTCTTGGGCACCCGGCCTTTCTTGCGGATGATCTCCGGATCGATACGAACCAGGGCGTCCTCGGGAAAAGCGGAAAAATCGTTGAAGGCCTGGTTGGCCAGGATGTTCCGATCCGCCAGGAACAGGATGCGCGGCTGTCGGCCAGGTGTGCCGGAGGCGCGTGCCGTGAGACTCCAGCGGGCATGGAAGAGCTTCCAGGCGATCTGGAAGGCGATGGCGGTCTTGCCGGTGCCGGTGGCCAGGGTCAGAAGGATGCGATCCCGCCCCGCCGCAACGGCCTCCAGCGCCTGGTTGATGGCGTTGTGCTGGTAATAACGCGCCTGCCAGAACCCGCCCTTGTCCTCGAAGGGCACCGCGCCAAAGCGTTCCCGCCAGGTACCTTGAACTCCAGCAGCCTCGCCAAAGGTTTCCACCCACAGCGCATCGGGAGAGGGCCAGGCATCCACCGGCCCCTCCGTGCCCGTGCCCATGTCCACCCGGTAGATGCCGTCGCCATTGGTGGCGTAGGCAAATCGGGTCTGCAAGCGCTCGGCATAGCGCTTGGCCTGGGCCAGCCCCTCGGTCACCGGCAGGTCGCGCTTCTTGGCCTCGATCACCGCGAGCTTCTGGCCGCGATAGATCAGCACATAGTCGGCGATATCCTGCCTGGCCCGTTTGCCACCGCCCTGCAGCCGACCGAGGGTAATCACCTCACGCCGCACCCGGCTGGCCTCCATCACACCCCACCCTGCCTCCTTCAAGGCCGGGTCGATGAGTTCAGCGCGGGTTTCGGCTTCGTTGAGGCCGGCTTCCTTCACTCTCGGGCTCCAGCCAGCATGTTCATGATCAGACGGATCATGGTCTCCTTGTTGGCGGCATCGGACTCGGCCACCAGCAAGGTCAGGGCCGCAAGGCCCACATCGTTGATCACCGGTTCATCCGCCGCATTCAGCAGGCGGCCATTGCGGTGGAGGAAGTCCACGAACAAAAAGGCCGCGCTGCGCTTGTTGCCATCGGAGAACGGGTGATTCTTGACCACGAAGTACAGCAGATGCGCGGCCTTGGCCTCCACGCTGGGGTAGGCCGGCTCACCAAACACGCTCTGATCCAGATTGCCCAGCAGCGAGGCTAGACCGTCGCCCCGATCTCGGGCGAACAGATCGGTCGCCTCACCCCGTGCCATCAAGTCGGTTTTCAGACCATCCAACGCAGCCCTCGCCTGTTCCAGTGTGGGCAGACGTCCACCCGGCTGGGCACGTGGCTCGGTCAACAGGCCCTCGTCGTAGCGTTGCAGCAGCAGAAAGGTCTGGGCGTAGCGGCTGACGATATCCACCAGGCCACGACCGCTGCCCGCGTCCAGCGCCGGGCTTTGCGCGGCCTTGCGTACCAGCGCCAGGGCCGCCTCCAGTTCGCGGGCGTTTTCCTCGAAGCGCTGGCGGCTCAGGGTCCAGCCCTGGGTGAGGTGTTCGCGCAGGACGCGGGTGGCCCATATCCTGAAGCGGGTTGCCCGTGTGGAACTGACCCGATAACCCACTGATATCACGGCATCCAGGCTGTAGTGCTTGCGCTTGCGTTGGACCTCTCGCCCACCTTCCTGTTGAACTTGTAAGAAATCCTTACAAGTTGCCCCCTCCACCAGTTCGCCATCTTCGTAAACGTTCTTCAGGTGCATGGTGATGTTCTGGGGCTTGACATCGAACAGTTCAGCCATCTGCGCCTGGGTCAGCCAGACGGTCTCGCGGTCGGTATCCAGCCGCACCTCGACGGCCTTGTCGGCATCCTCGAAAATGAGGATCGGGGCTTGGGTTTCAGGGGTCATGCAACTTCCTCCTTGTTGTGGATTGCATCGGATACTTCCTTGTCTGCGGTGAGTTGGCCGGAGAAGGCTTTTTGCAGGAGGGATTGTTTTAGTTCATCCAGCGAGCTCAGTTTATGCCTAAAACGACGCTCAATCGCAGCGCAATTCGATGCCATTTCGTTAAGCTGTGCCACGTAATGCCTCTGATCATCAATACTCGGGACTGGAACTTTTAATTCTCGCAGGTCGCTGAGATTAATACCTGTGTACGCGACACCTTTCTGAACGCCAAAGAGCCAATCTTGGCTTGCTCTGGTGGCAATACTATGCGCGGCAAATTCGGGCAGGACCTTTGTCGCGTCCACCGGGACAACCGCAACTTCCCGTGATACATTCCATCCAGTCATATCCGCAGTCGCTACAGCAACACCACCCAACGTGCCACGCACATTAACCAGCACTTCACCTCCCTTCAGTATTGTCCTTGAATATTGCTTTGAAAGCGCCGGGTCAATTCGCTTCATGCCCCTCGTGTCGATATGCAACCTGCGGACATTACTCGTTCGCAAGCATGGAACCCCACTGGGCCACTCGTTACCGAGCTTAATTACACCATATGTAATGACCCCCGGCCCACAAAGCGCACTTAAACATTGCCGATCTTGCCCAGATGGCAGATTCGAGAATACGCCATCCAAATAGCTCTCAAACAACTCCCGGGCATTGGCGAGGTTCTTTTCGGTGTTGGCGACCGCGGTGGCGATTCCCGTGAAGGCTTCATCGAGGATGGCGACGATGCGCTTTTGTTCGGGGAGGGGTGGAATCGTAACCTCGATATCCTTGAGCAGGCGGAAATGCCTTGCATAACCTAGGGTTTTTACCGGGTTACCAAGCAAGAAATAGTAAAAGTACTGCGGATCCAGAAACGGCCTGGGCTTCAATACTCTGACCCCATCAGCACCGATTACGAAGTCAAAATCAACGTAGCTGTTCAGGCTGTCGCAGCCAGCCGCAGGACTTCGAAGGGGTTCTGTCCGCGTAGCTTGCTGGTTTCCCATACCGAGCGAATGATGCAGAAAGCCCGGGTGCCACCCATGGCCCGGAAGCCGCCGATGACCTTCAGCTTCACCTTGATGGGGCGCACCATCCGCTCGGCGAGGTTGTTGGTGAAGGGGATTCGCCAATCGGTCAGGAAGCGCCAGATGGACTCGCGAAAGTCACGCAACCTCACGAGCAGGTTGGTGGCGGGATGCTGCTTGATACGCCGCCGGCTGCCATCATCAGGCACTTTGACCGGCTTGGCCGCCAATCCCTCGGCCACCTGTTCGTCGTAGGCCTTGAGAAAGGAGTCGACCTGGTCGCTTGGCAAGGTGGTCAGGCCCTTTGCCTTGGCCTGTGCCACGGCGTCATTGGCCTGGAGCAGCGATTCTCGGAGCAGGCGTGGCCAGAGATGGCCGGTGAGCTCATCGCTGTAATTCAATTCTCGAAGATGATGGGCATTGCACAGGACATGCTCGCAGTCCTTGTAGCGCCAGTAGGGAGCCCAGTGATCATGCACCGCCACCCCTTTGAAGTGGGGAAGAATACCGGCCTCATCCATGGCCTCATGCCCCCGCTTGGTGTGGGCCGTGTAGTACACCGCATCGGTCGTGGCGGCCACGTGGAGCCAGTGCAGTCGACCCTGCACCCGCAGCCCGCTCTCATCGAAATGGGCCACGGCGGCCTGACGGATCTGGTCACCGGCCGCCTGATAGGTCGCCTCCAGGCCATCGGCCATCCCCAGAATCCAGTTCTGCAACGTCCCTGCGGAGGGCGCCACGCCATACTGGTCTCCCAGAATCTGACTGGTACGCTGCAAGGCGACAAAATGCCCCTGGTTCAGGCCAATCGCATAGGCCTTCAGGCGCGGACCATAGCTGATGTTGGGCGTCACACCCGCCGGAAACTCGCCCAGATGGCGACGGCCACAGCCGCACACCACTTGCATCCGTCGGAATTCGGTATAAATGGCCCGAGGCTCGGGAATTTCAATCTGCTGGCGACGTTCCTTCATCGTGGCCGGCAACACGCCCAGATCGCAACCACACGCACAGCGACCCTGGGGCAGCAGTTCCTCCACCGCATCCGGGTTATCCACCATCTGCCGGGTCGCGCCTTTGTGGCCTTTTTGGCCACCACTGGATCTTTGGCCCTTTTGCCGCGGTTGGGCCGGACCTTTGCGTGGACCGTCCGAGGATGGAGGCTTGCTGGAGTTGCGACTGTTCTTCTCGACCTTCTTCTCCAACTCGGCCAATCGGGCACTGAGCGTCTCCAGCGCATCGAACAACTGCAGGATCAGCGCATCCTTCTGCGCATGGGTCATGCCGTCGAGTTCTGCTTGCGTGGGGCGCTGGAGCTTCATACAGGGCAGGATAGCCTATCGAGGGAAAAATGGGCAGACTGCGGGCAGGGAGCCTGAACAGTTACAAATCAACGAGCTTCACTATCTGCGTATGGTCCCCGAAAATGACTATCGGACGATCGACCTTTATGACGTCACTTTCGTCATCCCAGTACCCATTAACGAGGCCCTTCTCCTGAGACACAACAGGAAAGCGACCGCCATCCTTAAACTGCTTTTTTTGGATCTTGGGTGCTCGCGGAGCCCTCTCTATGCACTCCGTCAGCTTCAAGTTTCTCCACGCGCTCATAACATCCCCCGAATCCCTTCCAGGATCTCCTTGCTCTCCCTGTCCAGCGTCTCGATATCGTTGATGATCACCTCGGGATCGCGCAGGGGCGCGGCTTCGGCCTTGTTGGGATTCTTCACCGACAGATCCACGCTGTCCGGGTCGATGTCCTTCACATCCACCGTCCAGGCATTCTCGGAATCCTCGAATCCGGCCTGCCGGGCGACGAAATCCTTGAGGTCATTATCATTGAGCGGGTTGGTCTTACCCAGGCTGCGGCCCGGATCCAGCTGGTAGTACCAGATCCTCTGGGTCGGGGCGCCCTTCTCGAAGAACAGCACCACGGTCTTCACGCCCGCACCCAGGAACGTGCCACCGGGGCAGTCGAGGACGGTGTGCAGGTTGCAGCTTTGCAGCAGATCCTTGCGCAGCGCCCGCGAGGCATTGTCGCTGTTGGACAGGAAGGTGTTCTTGATGACGATGGCGGCGCGGCCACCCGCTTTGAGGTACTTGATGAAGTGCTGCAGGAACAGGAACGCCGTCTCGCCGGTCTTGATGGGGAAGTTCTGCTGGACCTCCTTGCGCTCCTTGCCGCCGAAGGGCGGATTGGCCAGGATCACGTCGAAGCGGTCCTTCTCCTGGATGTCGCTCAGGTTCTCCGTGAGGCTATTGGTGTGGATGACATTGGGCGCCTCGATGCCATGCAGGATCATGTTCATGATTCCGATGACATAGGGCAGGCTCTTCTTCTCCTTGGCGTAGAAGGTGCGGGTCTGGAGGATCTCCAGGTCGCGGGTGGACAAGTGGCTGCCATCGCGCCGGCCATCGCCCTGGCCCTCCGGGCCGTAGCGCAGATAATCATGCGCCTCGCACAGGAACCCCGCGGAACCGGCCGCAGCGTCGTAGATGCGCTCGCCGATGCGGGGCTTGACCACCTGGATCATGGCGCGAATCAGTGGGCGCGGCGTGTAGTACTCACCGCCATTGCGCCCGGCGTTGCCCATGTTGCGGATCTTGGCCTCGTACAGGTGGGAGAGCTCGTGCTTCTGTAAGTGTCCGGTAGGGCACGTATACCCAACCCTCACTCCCCGCTGTCATTCTCCCCGCAGGCCTGGGTGGGCGGTTCCCAGTGATAGGGCAGCAGTTCGTGGAGGCGATTGGCGGGATGATCCTGGATGCGCTCAAGCACATCGATCAGGTAGTGACGCGGGTTCACCCCGTTCTGCTTGCAGGTTTCCAGGAGGGTGAGCAGGATGGCCAGGGCGTGGCCACCATTCTCGGAGCCGGTGAAGTTCCAGTTCTTGCGACTCACGCACACCCCGCGCAGGGCGCGTTCGCCGCGGTTGTTGTCGGGCTCCAGGCGGCCATCCTCAGTGAAGCGCATCAGGGCCTGCCAGTGGTTGAGGACATAACCGATCGCCTTGGCGAAGTCTCCCCGGGGCGGCAGGCTGGGCAGGATGCGATCCAGCAGGCGACGCAAGCGCTTGAGGATGGGCACCGTGCGGCGCTGGCGGGCCTCGCGGATCTGCTCGGGGTCCGTGATCCCCTGTTCGCGCAGGCGCGACTCCACCTGGTAGATCGCCGTGATCAGCTTCATCACCAGATGCACCCGGCCGCGTTTTTTGTGTTTGCGGGCGATCTTTTCGAACGGGCGCCTCGCATGGGCCCAGCAGGCACACCAGATCAGCGCCTCCTGGATCCGCTCGGCGTTCAGGTAGCCCGCATAGGCATCGGCTTGCAGATATCCCTGGTAGTCACGCAGGTGTTCCAGCGGACCTTCCTGGGATCGGTTGGTGGTGTAGTCGTAGAACACCGGGATGATGCCGTCCTCCCGCCCGCGGCCCAGGTAGAGCCACAGGCGACAGGTTCGGGTTTGTCGTCGGCCCTTTTCCAGTTGCGGCACCGTGGTGTCGTCGCTGTGAACGACCGGACTGGCCAGGGCATCCTGGCGAACGAGGTCGGCCAGCGGGGCCAGGACCGAGGCGGACAGCAGCACGTAGTCGCACAGCCGCTGGCGGGGGACGTCGTAACCATCCCGGGCCAGCTGCTGGCTGATGCGGTTGAGCGGCAGATGATCCGCGAACTTGCTGATCACGGTATGGGCCAGCAGGCTGGCACCCACCTGGGCGCCGGGGATCGGTGGCGAGGGGCGCGGTGGAGAGACGATGGTGCGCTCCCCGTCATCCCCCTGGATCGCATACTTGGGCACCTCGTGGCGCTTCACGTACAGCTGCCCGGGTTGGTACTCCAGGGTCTCGGTCACCTCGACACCGATCTCCACCAGCGGGCCGCCGTTCTGGGCCTCCAGTTGGGCCCGGGTTTCGTCGTCGTAGTCGTAGCGCTGCGTCTCCCGGGGCAATTCCGGTGGGAGGACACGGCGACCTCGAGGGGGCTGGGTCTTGCGCCGCTTTTTGGGCGCCTCGGTGGTTTCTTCTTCGTCTTGCTCGGGGATCGGGGCTTCCTGCGGGTGGAAGAGATCCTGCTGGAGGTAACAGCCACGCTCGGAGCTTTGCCCGAAGCGTTTGCGCTGGGCCTCAAGGACCTGGCGCTTGAGATTCTCCAGTTGTTCGCTCAGCTCATTGATCGTGGACTGCTGCTGGGCGAGTAGCTGGGACTGCTGCTCAATGAGCTGATCACGGTCCGCCAGGGCAGCGCGGAACTGCGATTCGCGCAGGCCGGAAGGGGGTGTCGGCAGGTCTTGTGCAGTGCCGTTCAACATGCCCGCATTTTACCACGCCGAAAGCGCTAAGTGGCTGACTTATTGATGGTATTTATCTATCAACGGGTGGCTGTGGCAAGGCATTTTTGCGGGGTTTCCAGGCGCCGCCAATCGATACCCTCGAACAGCGCCTGCATCTGGCTGCGGGAGAGCCGAACCTCACCCTCTGCATCTCCATCCACCTGCTGGAGCCACTTGAAGCGCCCCTTCTCCAGGCGCTTGTAGATCATCACAAAGCCCTGGCCATCCCAGTACAGGGCCTTGAGCTTGTCCCCAGCCCGGTTGCGGAAGACGAACAACTCACCGCTGAGCGGATCCCGCTCCAGGGCCTCGACGATCTCGATGCACAGACCATCGAAGGCCTTGCGGAAATCCACCGGCGCCACTGCCAGGTGGATGGCCACCCCCGTGGGCCACGCGATCATGCCTCCAGGACCTCCATGGCCCGTTGCAGGGTCTGGGCGCAAAACCCCGGATAGAGCTCGAGCCGACGACCGTGGCTCAAGGTCACCACCACCGGTCCACCGGGCTGCGGCGACAGGTCCACGGGATCAGGGGCGTCCTCCACCGTGCGCACCGTCAAAAAGCGCTGCGTCCCGGCGGCGGGCTTCGAGGGCGAATGCTCCGCCTTGGAGTCGACTGTGGCCACCACCCATTCCGGATAGCGCACTGCCCACTGGGACAACTGCTGGGGTGTGACCCCATGCTGACGGGCAAAGGCCGCCTTGCTCTGGCCTGAAGCTGCCCACTGCTGGACCAGTCCCTTCCAGAAAGCGCGCTTGCGCTGTCGGACACCTCTGTTCATACCGGCACATCTCCTTGGTTGCTTGAGATCGTGCCGTGGACGATGGGGGATCAGGGCGGGCTATGAAATATGGGTTCTAGCGGACGCGTACGTGCTTCTGCTTTTGCGACCGGAAGCTCAGCCCGTCGATCAGCTCCAGGGCATCCCGCAGGCTGTAGCCGCTGGCGAACTTGTTGCGGATCTCGCTGAAGATCTCCCCGATCTTGTATTCGATGGTGTCCGGCCCGGTGGCGCGGTCCCGGAAGCCCTGCAGGTAGGGGAACAGCTCGTCGTTGACAAAGGCGATCAGGTCGGCGCCGGTCAGGGCCGTATCATGGTCGAACAGGCCGTCAGCCGTCCTGGGCGCAGCCCAGGCCGACCAGCGGTAGGGCTCATCGATGATGAACGGGTAGGACTTGCCCACCAGCTCCGCCTCCTGGGCACGCTCATACTCCAGGTCGTCCAGGTACTTGAGGAACAACATCCATGACGCGTCTGCTCGGTGTAGTCCAGCTCCGTGGCACAACCGGCCTCTTTCCAAAGCACGTCATCGATGTTGCGGAAGGTTGGTTCGAACATTCAGAATCCTGTGGTCAGTTTGCCGAATTATGCCAAAGGCAGGGCTGTTTGGGTGGCCTAACGCGAAGCACCGCGGTGGCCCGCCAGGGACATCCGGCGGCCGCAGGTCGCGTACTGCTGCGTCTTGTGTACGCCCGGCGTGGGCATGAGCCCCAAGAGCTACTGGCACCTGTCCCGATCCCTCGGCCCCCAGACCGGGATGACCAATGACTGGCTGCAACGCCAGGGCTTGATCAGCATCCGCGATCAATGGATGAAAGCGCATGGTTATGCCTGAAATCGTCGTGTGCGCCCTTCTTGTAAACCGCCTGGTGCGGACCCGCATGCCAGGTGGTGTGGGGAGGGCGGGCTAAACACCCGCCCTTACCCGATTCTGTGCTGCTTCAGGCCGCAACAAGCTTCTTCACGTTGAGCTCTTTGCGATGTTGTTCAGCATGCCAGAGTTCATATTGGCATTGCTGATTCAGCCAGCTTTCTGCCGAGGTATTAAAAGCGATAGAAAGTCGGATAGCCATTTCAGGACTAATACCCGCCTTACCGTTCAACACGGCACTCAGTGTTTTACGGCTAACGCCCAGACCCTCTGCAGCCGCTGTAACAGTCAGGCCCAGGGGCTCAAGGCAAAGCTCTCTCAATACTTCGCCGGGGTGAGGAGGATTGTGCATCAACATAGCGATACCTCAGTGGTAATCTTCGTAATTCACTATCTCGGCATCTCCGTCCTCGAACCGGAACGTCACTCGCCAGTTACCACCCACTGTCACTGACCAGATTCCGGTGCGATCGCCCGAGAGTTCGTGCAACCGAAGGCCTGGCAAGTCCATATCCTTGGTATCCGACGCCGCATTTAATCTACCGAGAATGAGTCGAAGCCTCCTTGCGTGAGCGGCCTGAATCCCTGCTGTGCTGCCGGACTTGAAGAATTTGGCCAAGCCCTTGTGTTCGAAGCTTCGAATCATTCGCCGAACGTACCCCGTAACGTATCAGGTGTCAACTCACATAACGCCGCCAACACGTGCAGCTTTATAGTCGGACCCACAGTGACCGGTTGTTCCAGGCGGCCCTTCAGGATGGTCGCAGTGCCTTCATCTACACCCCCCTGATCGAACACAAGTCCTGGCCCGACATGGGCGCGCCCCTGCAGCTGATGGGCTATCGCCACCGCATCTGGTCCCGCTACGCCCAGGGCGAGGTGGAACGACTGCGCAAGCTGCCACCCATCATCACCCTGCTGGTCTACCATGGACGACCCCCCTGGAACGTGCCCACCTGTCTGATCGACTGCATCGACGCCGACGAGGATCTGCTGGCCCTGCAACGGGATGGCCGGTACACGGTCAAAGACCTCAGCGGCAATGCCCCGGCCTATGAGGAATTTTCCAATCATCCCCTGCTGCGGGCAGGACTGGCGGCACTGGCCAAACCCCATCTCGTGGAGGCACTCACCATGTCGCTGGCTCAGGAATGGATGGATCGCGGCGAAGCCAGAGGGGTCCAGAAAGGCATTCAGCAAGGCGTCCAGCAAGGCGAGGCTCAGACCCTATTGCGCCTCATGGAGCGCAAATTCGGCCCCCAGGCCAGGATGCACTGCCAACAGCGCGTCCAGCAGGCCGATGAGGCTCAATTACTCCAGTGGATCGACAACATTCTCACCGCCGAACGCCTCGAAGACGTCTTCCAGAACGATGCCTCCCTGCAGTAACCTGCTGTCCACAACCCGGCCACGGACCTGGCTGGGAGTACGCGTCCGCTAGAACCCATATTTCATAGTCCGCCCTGATCCCCCATCGTCCACGGCACGATCTCAAGCAACCAAGGAGATGTGCCGGCATGAACAGAGGTGTCCGACAGCGCAAGCGCGCTTTCTGGAAGGGACTGGTCCAGCAGTGGGCGGCTTCAGGCCAGAGCAAGGCGGCCTTTG
This genomic interval carries:
- a CDS encoding Rpn family recombination-promoting nuclease/putative transposase encodes the protein MQLYSRTHSDRLFQAALQDGRSAFIYTPLIEHKSWPDMGAPLQLMGYRHRIWSRYAQGEVERLRKLPPIITLLVYHGRPPWNVPTCLIDCIDADEDLLALQRDGRYTVKDLSGNAPAYEEFSNHPLLRAGLAALAKPHLVEALTMSLAQEWMDRGEARGVQKGIQQGVQQGEAQTLLRLMERKFGPQARMHCQQRVQQADEAQLLQWIDNILTAERLEDVFQNDASLQ